Proteins from a genomic interval of Xanthomonas sp. AM6:
- a CDS encoding 3-hydroxyanthranilate 3,4-dioxygenase — translation MLPAPLNLHAWIEQHRHLLKPPVGNKCIYAGDFIVMAVGGPNARSDFHYDEGPEWFYQLEGEMVLKIQEDGAVREIPIRAGETFLLPPKVPHSPQRLPDSVGLVIERRRLPHENDGLQWYCEHCNHLLYEEYFPLRDIETDFPPVFARFYASEALRTCGRCGQVHPAPAPAAAP, via the coding sequence ATGCTTCCTGCCCCGCTGAACCTGCACGCCTGGATCGAACAGCACCGGCACCTGCTCAAGCCGCCGGTGGGCAACAAGTGCATCTACGCCGGCGACTTCATCGTGATGGCGGTCGGCGGGCCGAACGCGCGCTCGGACTTCCACTACGACGAAGGCCCGGAGTGGTTCTACCAGCTCGAAGGCGAGATGGTGCTGAAGATCCAGGAGGACGGCGCGGTGCGCGAGATCCCGATCCGCGCCGGCGAGACCTTCCTGCTGCCGCCGAAGGTGCCGCATTCGCCGCAGCGGCTGCCCGATTCGGTGGGCCTGGTGATCGAGCGGCGCCGCCTGCCGCACGAGAACGACGGCCTGCAGTGGTACTGCGAGCACTGCAACCACCTGCTGTACGAAGAATACTTCCCGCTGCGCGACATCGAGACCGATTTCCCGCCGGTGTTCGCGCGCTTCTACGCCTCCGAGGCGCTGCGCACCTGCGGCCGCTGCGGGCAGGTGCACCCGGCGCCGGCGCCCGCCGCCGCGCCGTGA
- a CDS encoding FUSC family protein: MLHSLIALKPRDVPLRVALRNTFAVVAPLALGVASGHAALGLAMATGALNTMFSDQPGPYRARMQRMLMAALAAGGAALLGMLIGAHTPALALAALLLGLGGGLLVALGPVAARVGLTSMILLVVSADVRLPAAQSAGVAALIFAGGVLQMLMALAAWPLQRYRPERFALAELMRQLAGIARQRPSATLAPPATEAVLEAMVMLHGEHRSRGLAVQSFRIIAELCERARLELLTLADLHGRLDAASPARLPIERVLERSAVVLDQLAHALDNAEDPAAAEASMTGFDDLVEAAAQVQAQAQDTRERRLLRIAVARAQGLGGQLRALVRNGHWASSRGEIQAELAEARLPAALRPLAPLQTLRANLGFSSVAFRHALRCGVCLSLAVLFERWQAIPHGYWIPMTTAIVLKPDFGGTLSFGALRVAGTFAGLLLATVLAHFTMDGTVVRLLLLTVFCLGFRLLTQVNYGLGVASLTGMLVLLLSFEGVAPGEAIGARIEATVLGSALALVAYALWPTWERRHIRATLAQLLLAYRDHLAALLEGRLQALSETRAAARTARTNVQASIERLRGEPRRKRNLRELTLAESVLANGNRLIRASLALEAVLRDSPALPPLPELQQFQRQAHAALTQLADSLRSGNAPAQASLRTDERRLAEALAARQADAADAAALSALADTSDRVADSVGTLTHLLRGAMLPAAAGADEAPRRDR; encoded by the coding sequence ATGCTGCACAGCCTGATCGCGCTGAAACCGCGCGACGTCCCGCTGCGCGTCGCGCTGCGCAACACCTTCGCGGTGGTCGCCCCGCTCGCGCTGGGCGTGGCCAGCGGCCACGCCGCGCTCGGCCTGGCGATGGCCACCGGCGCGCTGAACACGATGTTCTCCGACCAGCCCGGGCCCTACCGGGCGCGCATGCAGCGCATGCTGATGGCGGCGCTGGCCGCCGGCGGCGCGGCGCTGCTGGGCATGCTGATCGGCGCGCACACTCCGGCGCTGGCGCTGGCGGCGCTGCTGCTGGGCCTGGGCGGCGGCCTGCTGGTGGCGCTGGGCCCGGTCGCCGCGCGGGTCGGGCTGACCAGCATGATCCTGCTGGTGGTCAGCGCCGACGTGCGCCTGCCGGCGGCGCAGAGCGCGGGCGTGGCCGCGCTGATCTTCGCCGGCGGCGTGCTGCAGATGCTGATGGCGCTGGCCGCCTGGCCGCTGCAGCGCTACCGCCCGGAGCGTTTCGCGCTGGCCGAACTGATGCGCCAGCTGGCCGGCATCGCCCGCCAGCGGCCGAGCGCGACGCTGGCGCCGCCGGCCACCGAGGCGGTACTCGAGGCGATGGTGATGCTGCACGGCGAGCACCGTTCGCGCGGGCTGGCGGTGCAGTCGTTCCGGATCATCGCCGAGCTGTGCGAACGCGCGCGGCTGGAACTGCTGACCCTGGCCGACCTGCACGGGCGCCTGGACGCGGCGTCGCCGGCGCGGCTGCCGATCGAGCGCGTGCTGGAGCGCAGCGCGGTGGTGCTGGACCAGCTCGCCCACGCGCTGGACAACGCCGAGGATCCGGCCGCGGCCGAGGCCTCGATGACCGGCTTCGACGACCTGGTCGAGGCCGCCGCGCAGGTCCAGGCGCAGGCGCAGGACACCCGCGAGCGGCGCCTGCTGCGCATCGCCGTGGCCCGCGCGCAGGGCCTGGGCGGGCAGCTGCGCGCGCTGGTGCGCAACGGCCACTGGGCCAGCAGCCGCGGCGAGATCCAGGCCGAGCTGGCCGAGGCGCGGCTGCCGGCGGCGCTGCGCCCGCTGGCGCCGCTGCAGACCCTGCGCGCCAACCTGGGCTTCTCCTCGGTCGCGTTCCGGCATGCGCTGCGTTGCGGCGTGTGCCTGAGCCTGGCGGTGCTGTTCGAGCGCTGGCAGGCGATCCCGCACGGCTACTGGATCCCGATGACCACCGCGATCGTGCTCAAGCCGGATTTCGGCGGCACCCTGAGCTTCGGCGCGCTGCGCGTGGCCGGCACCTTCGCCGGGCTGCTGCTGGCCACCGTGCTGGCCCACTTCACGATGGACGGCACGGTGGTGCGGCTGCTGTTGCTGACCGTGTTCTGCCTCGGCTTCCGCCTGCTGACCCAGGTCAACTACGGCCTGGGCGTGGCCTCGCTTACCGGCATGCTGGTGCTGCTGCTGTCGTTCGAAGGCGTGGCGCCGGGCGAGGCGATCGGCGCGCGCATCGAGGCCACCGTGCTCGGCAGCGCGCTGGCGCTGGTCGCCTATGCGCTGTGGCCGACCTGGGAGCGGCGGCACATCCGCGCCACCCTGGCGCAACTGCTGCTGGCCTACCGCGACCACCTCGCCGCGCTGCTGGAGGGCCGCCTGCAGGCGCTGTCGGAAACCCGCGCGGCGGCGCGCACCGCGCGCACCAACGTGCAGGCCTCGATCGAGCGCCTGCGCGGCGAACCGCGGCGCAAGCGCAACCTGCGCGAACTGACGCTGGCCGAATCGGTGCTGGCCAACGGCAACCGCCTGATCCGCGCCTCGCTGGCGCTGGAGGCGGTGCTGCGCGACAGCCCGGCGCTGCCGCCGCTGCCGGAACTGCAGCAGTTCCAGCGCCAGGCGCATGCGGCGCTGACCCAGCTGGCCGACAGCCTGCGCAGCGGCAACGCCCCGGCCCAGGCCAGCCTGCGCACCGACGAACGGCGCCTGGCCGAGGCGCTGGCCGCGCGCCAGGCCGACGCCGCCGATGCCGCGGCCCTGTCCGCGCTGGCCGATACCAGCGACCGCGTCGCCGACAGCGTCGGCACCCTCACCCACCTGCTGCGCGGTGCGATGCTGCCGGCCGCCGCGGGCGCCGACGAAGCGCCGCGCCGCGACCGGTAG
- a CDS encoding DUF2461 domain-containing protein: MTTYFSDASFKFLRALARHNDKTWFNDNRHKYEDHVRQPFLRLITDLQPDLAQVSEHFRSDPRGVGGSLFRIHRDARFSHDKSPYKTWQGARLFHERRKQVPAPSFYIHLQPGESFVGAGLWHPEPDTQRKVRQFIFDNPGSWKAAAHAPKLRRRFELEQTEVLVRPPRGFPAEFEFIDDLKHKNWVFWRQLDDATMTGPKLRALIAADLQTLGPFVDYLCAALDLEF, from the coding sequence ATGACCACCTACTTCAGCGACGCCAGCTTCAAGTTCCTGCGTGCCCTGGCGCGGCACAACGACAAGACCTGGTTCAACGACAACCGGCACAAGTACGAAGACCACGTGCGCCAGCCGTTCCTGCGCCTGATCACCGACCTGCAGCCGGACCTGGCCCAGGTCAGCGAACACTTCCGTTCCGACCCGCGCGGCGTCGGCGGCTCGTTGTTCCGCATCCATCGCGACGCGCGCTTCTCCCACGACAAGTCGCCGTACAAGACCTGGCAGGGCGCGCGCCTGTTCCACGAGCGGCGCAAGCAGGTGCCGGCGCCGTCGTTCTACATCCACCTGCAGCCGGGCGAGAGCTTCGTCGGCGCCGGCCTGTGGCATCCGGAACCGGACACGCAGCGCAAGGTGCGCCAGTTCATCTTCGACAATCCCGGCAGCTGGAAGGCGGCCGCGCACGCACCCAAGCTGCGCCGCCGCTTCGAACTGGAGCAGACCGAGGTGCTGGTGCGGCCGCCGCGCGGTTTCCCGGCCGAGTTCGAGTTCATCGACGACCTCAAGCACAAGAACTGGGTGTTCTGGCGCCAGCTCGACGACGCCACGATGACCGGGCCGAAGCTGCGTGCGCTGATCGCCGCCGACCTGCAGACGCTGGGGCCGTTCGTGGATTACTTGTGCGCGGCGCTGGATCTGGAATTCTAG
- a CDS encoding DUF2939 domain-containing protein, which yields MKKWLALLFLALLALGGYVVAGPYLAIRGISQALEQRDAAALERYVDFPTLRVNLKAQVDDALLRRAGPDLQAGLFGGALLSLAGSVGGMGVDAMVTPAGIGALLQGDALWKRARGDTVGGDTYAAPRPVQPLRQAEHRFESTSRFVATLHTDDGTAVPCVFTRDGLRWKLSNILLPL from the coding sequence ATGAAGAAATGGCTGGCCTTGCTGTTCCTCGCCCTGCTCGCGCTCGGCGGCTACGTCGTCGCCGGGCCGTACCTGGCGATCCGCGGCATCAGCCAGGCGCTGGAACAGCGCGACGCGGCGGCGCTGGAGCGCTACGTCGACTTCCCTACCCTGCGGGTCAACCTGAAGGCGCAGGTCGACGATGCGCTGCTGCGCCGCGCGGGACCGGACCTGCAGGCCGGCCTGTTCGGAGGCGCGCTGCTGTCGCTGGCCGGCAGCGTCGGCGGCATGGGCGTGGACGCGATGGTCACCCCGGCCGGGATCGGCGCGCTGCTGCAGGGCGATGCGCTGTGGAAGCGCGCCCGCGGCGACACCGTCGGCGGCGACACCTACGCCGCGCCGCGCCCGGTCCAGCCGCTGCGGCAGGCCGAGCACCGCTTCGAATCGACCTCGCGCTTCGTCGCCACCCTCCACACCGACGACGGCACCGCCGTGCCGTGCGTGTTCACCCGCGACGGGCTGCGCTGGAAGCTCAGCAACATCCTGCTGCCGTTGTAG
- a CDS encoding FMN-binding negative transcriptional regulator — MHVPPAFAETDLGALDALIARDPFVTLVTVADGLPCATPLPVLYRRDGTRIVIEGHWARANPQSRHAGPALLIVHGPHAYVSPGWYPDKEPMARVPTWNYATAHLHGRLQISDDEALLADIVARLSERHETAIGSDWRYEPQRQTHRRQLRGIVGFRFEPERVELKFKLSQNHPAANVAAVSAALQAQADPGAQAVAALMRERLPQR; from the coding sequence ATGCACGTGCCGCCGGCGTTCGCCGAGACCGACCTGGGCGCGCTCGACGCGCTGATCGCGCGCGATCCGTTCGTCACCCTGGTCACCGTCGCCGACGGCCTGCCCTGCGCCACGCCGCTGCCGGTGCTGTACCGGCGCGACGGCACGCGCATCGTGATCGAGGGCCACTGGGCGCGCGCCAACCCGCAGTCGCGGCATGCCGGCCCGGCGCTGCTGATCGTGCACGGCCCGCACGCCTACGTGTCGCCGGGCTGGTATCCGGACAAGGAGCCGATGGCGCGCGTGCCGACCTGGAACTACGCCACCGCGCACCTGCACGGCCGGCTGCAGATCAGCGACGACGAAGCGCTGCTGGCCGACATCGTGGCGCGGCTCAGCGAGCGCCACGAAACCGCGATCGGCAGCGACTGGCGCTACGAGCCGCAGCGCCAGACGCATCGCCGCCAGTTGCGCGGCATCGTCGGCTTCCGCTTCGAACCCGAGCGGGTGGAGCTGAAATTCAAGCTCAGCCAGAACCACCCGGCCGCGAACGTGGCGGCGGTGAGCGCGGCCTTGCAGGCGCAGGCCGATCCCGGCGCGCAGGCCGTGGCCGCACTGATGCGCGAACGCCTGCCGCAGCGCTGA
- the kynU gene encoding kynureninase: protein MNDILTRTHATALDAADPLRELRREFLFPQHQGADQAYFVGNSLGLQPRGARAAVQEVLDKWSTLAVEGHFTGETQWMTYHELLAAPLARLVGALPHEVVAMNTLTVNLHLLMVSFYRPTRERPAILIEAGAFPSDQHAVASQLRFHGFDPATELIEVRPDGDDGIVSMAAIERAIAEHGPRLALVLWPGVQYRTGQAFDLDAITRLARAAGAAVGFDLAHAVGNVPLHLHDTAPDFAVWCHYKYLNAGPGAVAGAFVHERHGHGDTPRFAGWWGHDKRTRFQMGPDFVAAPGADGWQLSNPPVLSMAPLRASLELFERAGLPALRCKSLQLTGYLETLIRARLGETLQILTPADPAQRGCQLSLRVAGGREHGRALFEYLQSVGVLGDWREPDVIRISPVPLYTRYRDVYRFVEEVETWAGV from the coding sequence ATGAACGACATCCTGACCCGCACCCACGCCACCGCGCTCGACGCCGCCGACCCGCTGCGCGAGCTGCGCCGCGAATTCCTGTTCCCGCAGCACCAGGGCGCCGACCAGGCCTACTTCGTCGGCAACTCGCTGGGCCTGCAGCCGCGCGGCGCTCGCGCCGCGGTGCAGGAGGTGCTGGACAAGTGGTCGACGCTGGCGGTGGAGGGCCACTTCACCGGCGAGACGCAGTGGATGACCTACCACGAGCTGCTCGCCGCGCCGCTGGCGCGGCTGGTCGGCGCGTTGCCGCACGAAGTGGTGGCGATGAACACGCTGACGGTGAACCTGCACCTGCTGATGGTCAGTTTCTACCGCCCCACCCGCGAACGCCCGGCGATCCTGATCGAGGCCGGCGCGTTCCCGTCCGACCAGCACGCGGTGGCCTCGCAACTGCGCTTCCACGGCTTCGATCCGGCCACCGAGCTGATCGAAGTGCGGCCCGACGGCGACGACGGCATCGTGTCGATGGCCGCGATCGAACGCGCCATCGCCGAACACGGCCCGCGCCTGGCGCTGGTGCTGTGGCCGGGCGTGCAGTACCGCACCGGCCAGGCCTTCGACCTGGACGCGATCACGCGGCTGGCGCGCGCGGCCGGCGCGGCGGTCGGCTTCGATCTGGCGCATGCGGTCGGCAACGTCCCGCTGCATCTGCACGACACCGCGCCCGACTTCGCGGTGTGGTGCCACTACAAGTACCTCAACGCCGGCCCCGGCGCGGTCGCCGGCGCCTTCGTCCACGAGCGCCACGGCCACGGCGACACGCCGCGTTTCGCCGGCTGGTGGGGCCACGACAAGCGCACGCGCTTCCAGATGGGGCCGGACTTCGTCGCCGCGCCCGGCGCCGACGGCTGGCAGCTGAGCAATCCGCCGGTCCTGAGCATGGCGCCGCTGCGCGCCTCGCTGGAGCTGTTCGAGCGTGCCGGCCTGCCGGCGTTGCGGTGCAAGTCCCTGCAGCTCACCGGCTACCTGGAAACGCTGATCCGCGCACGCCTGGGCGAGACCTTGCAGATCCTCACCCCCGCCGACCCGGCGCAGCGCGGCTGCCAGCTGTCGCTGCGCGTGGCCGGCGGGCGCGAGCACGGCCGTGCGTTGTTCGAATACCTGCAATCGGTCGGCGTGCTCGGCGACTGGCGCGAACCGGACGTGATCCGGATCAGCCCGGTGCCGCTGTACACCCGCTATCGCGACGTCTACCGCTTCGTCGAGGAAGTGGAAACCTGGGCCGGCGTCTGA
- the sbcB gene encoding exodeoxyribonuclease I, whose amino-acid sequence MPDSFLFYDLETFGADPRRTRIAQFAAVRTDAQLNVVEEPISFFVQPADDLLPSPIATLITGIAPQQARRDGVNEADAFARIAEQMARPQTCTLGYNSLRFDDEFVRHGLFRNFHDPYEREWRGGNSRWDLLDMLRLMHALRPDGIVWPQREDGATSFKLEQLALANGVRDGDAHEALSDVYATIGMARHFRERQPRLWDYALKLRDKRFCGGLLDVVAMQPVLHVSMRYPATRLCAAPVLPLARHPRIDSRVLVFDLEGDVEPLLRYTPEQIADRLYTPQADLPEGEQRIPLKEVHLNKAPALVAWSHLREPDFARLQIDPAQVLAKAARLREAGPELAEKVRRVFGNERASAPADVDASLYDGFLADADKRAMAQVRATPPAQLAPLEGAFRDPRLPELLFRYRARNWPQTLSIVEQSRWDDYRRRRLVDDSGLSELNFDAYYAQLADLRLAHSTDATKQALLDQLAAWGKDLQRTL is encoded by the coding sequence ATGCCCGACAGCTTCCTCTTCTACGACCTGGAAACCTTCGGCGCCGATCCGCGGCGCACGCGCATCGCCCAGTTCGCGGCGGTGCGCACCGATGCGCAGCTGAACGTGGTCGAGGAGCCGATCAGCTTCTTCGTGCAACCGGCCGACGACCTGCTGCCCTCGCCGATCGCCACCCTGATCACCGGCATCGCCCCGCAGCAGGCGCGGCGCGACGGAGTCAACGAGGCCGACGCGTTCGCGCGCATCGCCGAGCAGATGGCGCGTCCGCAGACCTGCACGCTGGGCTACAACTCGCTGCGCTTCGACGACGAGTTCGTGCGCCACGGGCTGTTCCGCAATTTCCACGACCCGTACGAGCGCGAGTGGCGCGGCGGCAATTCGCGCTGGGACCTGCTGGACATGCTGCGGCTGATGCACGCGCTGCGTCCGGACGGCATCGTCTGGCCGCAGCGCGAGGACGGCGCCACCTCGTTCAAGCTGGAACAGCTGGCGCTGGCCAACGGCGTGCGCGACGGCGACGCGCACGAGGCGCTGTCGGACGTGTACGCCACCATCGGCATGGCCCGGCATTTCCGCGAGCGCCAGCCGCGGCTGTGGGATTACGCGCTGAAGCTGCGCGACAAACGCTTCTGCGGCGGCCTGCTCGACGTGGTGGCGATGCAGCCGGTGCTGCACGTGTCGATGCGCTACCCGGCCACGCGCCTGTGCGCGGCGCCGGTGCTGCCGCTGGCGCGGCACCCGCGCATCGACAGCCGGGTGCTGGTGTTCGACCTGGAAGGCGACGTCGAACCGCTGCTGCGCTACACGCCCGAGCAGATCGCCGACCGCCTGTACACGCCGCAGGCCGACCTGCCCGAGGGCGAGCAGCGCATCCCGCTGAAGGAAGTGCACCTGAACAAGGCGCCGGCGCTGGTCGCCTGGTCGCACCTGCGCGAGCCCGATTTCGCCCGCCTGCAGATCGATCCGGCGCAGGTCCTGGCCAAGGCCGCGCGCCTGCGCGAGGCCGGGCCGGAGCTGGCCGAGAAGGTCCGCCGCGTGTTCGGCAACGAGCGCGCCTCGGCCCCGGCCGACGTGGATGCCTCGCTGTACGACGGTTTCCTGGCCGACGCCGACAAGCGCGCGATGGCGCAGGTGCGCGCGACCCCGCCGGCGCAGCTGGCGCCGCTGGAAGGCGCCTTCCGCGATCCGCGCCTGCCCGAGCTGCTGTTCCGCTACCGCGCGCGCAACTGGCCGCAGACCCTGTCGATCGTCGAACAAAGCCGCTGGGACGACTACCGGCGGCGGCGTCTGGTCGACGACAGCGGCCTGTCCGAGCTGAATTTCGACGCCTACTACGCGCAGCTCGCCGATTTACGTCTGGCTCATTCCACCGATGCTACTAAGCAGGCCCTGCTCGACCAGCTGGCCGCCTGGGGCAAAGACCTGCAACGCACCCTATGA
- a CDS encoding NAD(P)/FAD-dependent oxidoreductase encodes MSDSPRSITLIGAGLAGSLLAILLSRQGWRVTVYERRGDPRIQDYERGRSINLALAERGLHALRQAGADAAVMAKAVMMRGRMVHFADGRQQLQRYGRDDSEVIWSVHRNDLNITLLQLAEQAGARIHFYRRLHTVDFDAGYARFIDDRDDQPHDIRFHSMIGADGAGSALRAAMQRKAPMAEHTEFLDHSYKELEIPPNADGSFRIEANALHIWPRGHYMCIALPNDEGTFTVTLFLPNTGEPSFATTRNGEEALALFGRDFADALPLMPQLAEHWEQHPPGLLGTLRLQRWHLDGRAVLLGDAAHAMVPFHGQGMNCAFEDCVALAAHLQREPDLGRAYAAFEAERKPNASAIQQMALENYIEMRDRVGDAGFLLQRELEQALQARHPTRFVPHYTMVTFLRTPYALALQRSEIQRDILVQATQGHRDLSRIDWAWLQRIVHERLAPLDGAH; translated from the coding sequence TTGAGCGACTCCCCCCGCAGCATCACCCTGATCGGCGCCGGCCTGGCCGGCTCCTTGCTCGCCATCCTGCTCTCGCGCCAGGGCTGGCGCGTCACCGTCTACGAACGCCGCGGCGATCCGCGCATCCAGGACTACGAGCGCGGCCGCTCGATCAACCTGGCCCTGGCCGAACGCGGCCTGCACGCGCTGCGCCAGGCCGGCGCCGACGCCGCGGTGATGGCCAAGGCGGTGATGATGCGCGGGCGCATGGTGCATTTCGCCGACGGCCGCCAGCAGCTGCAGCGCTACGGCCGCGACGACAGCGAGGTGATCTGGTCGGTGCACCGCAACGACCTCAACATCACCCTGCTGCAACTGGCCGAGCAGGCCGGCGCGCGCATCCACTTCTACCGCCGCCTGCACACGGTGGACTTCGACGCCGGCTACGCGCGCTTCATCGACGACCGCGACGACCAGCCGCACGACATCCGCTTCCACAGCATGATCGGCGCCGACGGCGCCGGCTCGGCGCTGCGCGCGGCGATGCAGCGCAAGGCGCCGATGGCCGAGCACACCGAGTTCCTGGACCATTCGTACAAGGAACTGGAGATCCCGCCCAACGCCGACGGCAGCTTCCGCATCGAGGCCAACGCGCTGCACATCTGGCCGCGCGGGCACTACATGTGCATCGCCCTGCCCAACGACGAGGGCACCTTCACCGTCACCCTGTTCCTGCCCAACACCGGCGAGCCCAGCTTCGCCACCACCCGCAACGGCGAGGAGGCGCTGGCGCTGTTCGGGCGCGACTTCGCCGACGCGCTGCCGCTGATGCCGCAACTGGCCGAGCACTGGGAGCAGCATCCGCCGGGCCTGCTCGGCACGCTGCGGTTGCAGCGCTGGCACCTGGACGGGCGCGCGGTGCTGCTCGGCGACGCCGCGCACGCGATGGTGCCCTTCCACGGCCAGGGCATGAACTGCGCGTTCGAGGACTGCGTGGCGCTGGCCGCGCACCTGCAGCGCGAACCGGACCTGGGCCGCGCCTACGCCGCGTTCGAGGCCGAGCGCAAGCCCAACGCCAGCGCGATCCAGCAGATGGCGCTGGAGAACTACATCGAGATGCGCGACCGCGTCGGCGACGCCGGCTTCCTGCTGCAGCGCGAGCTGGAGCAGGCGCTGCAGGCGCGCCACCCGACCCGCTTCGTGCCGCACTACACCATGGTCACCTTCCTGCGTACGCCGTACGCCCTGGCGTTGCAGCGCAGCGAGATCCAGCGCGACATCCTGGTGCAGGCCACGCAGGGCCACCGCGACCTGTCGCGGATCGACTGGGCCTGGCTGCAGCGGATCGTGCACGAGCGCCTGGCGCCGCTGGACGGCGCGCATTGA
- the can gene encoding carbonate dehydratase, with product MSKIDQLLHNNRAWSERINREDPEFFSRLSKQQTPEYLWIGCSDSRVPANQIIDMAPGEVFVHRNIANVVVHTDLNCLSVIQFAVEVLKVRHILVVGHYGCGGVHAGLTRARLGLVDNWIRHVTDVAEKHEACLQQAGDLSLQHARLCELNVLEQVVNVSRTSIVRDAWSAGQELTVHGWVYSLRDGRVHDLGMELERIEDLAPRYDAALARISQDREDR from the coding sequence ATGAGCAAAATCGATCAGCTGCTGCACAACAACCGCGCCTGGTCCGAGCGCATCAATCGCGAGGACCCGGAGTTCTTCAGCCGCCTGTCCAAGCAGCAGACCCCCGAATACCTGTGGATCGGCTGCTCGGACTCGCGGGTGCCGGCCAACCAGATCATCGACATGGCGCCGGGCGAGGTGTTCGTCCACCGCAACATCGCCAACGTGGTCGTGCATACCGACCTCAACTGCCTGTCGGTGATCCAGTTCGCGGTGGAGGTGCTGAAGGTGCGGCACATCCTGGTGGTCGGTCACTACGGCTGCGGCGGCGTGCACGCGGGACTGACCCGCGCGCGCCTGGGCCTGGTCGACAACTGGATCCGCCACGTCACCGACGTGGCGGAAAAGCACGAGGCCTGCCTGCAGCAGGCCGGCGACCTGAGCCTGCAGCACGCGCGGCTGTGCGAGCTCAACGTGCTCGAGCAGGTGGTCAACGTCAGCCGCACCTCGATCGTGCGCGACGCCTGGAGCGCCGGCCAGGAACTGACCGTGCACGGCTGGGTCTACAGCCTGCGCGACGGCCGCGTGCACGACCTGGGCATGGAACTGGAACGCATCGAGGACCTGGCGCCGCGCTACGATGCGGCGCTGGCGCGGATCAGCCAGGATCGCGAGGACCGCTGA